The following proteins are encoded in a genomic region of Leucoraja erinacea ecotype New England chromosome 21, Leri_hhj_1, whole genome shotgun sequence:
- the LOC129707152 gene encoding DENN domain-containing protein 3-like, which translates to MDGTVVVWDPVTMESCSQLQLQQCCYLSAISMHQCNLWCCADQSLVMLSWDGQQLQKVTHGLTPDGGSVPWSHFLILPQRDEVWVLSSPRCSLYVWSMRCLSEPVGVMSLPSSGHCMVHVKEQVWVGGAAPDGGGRIQVVSAADRSLVKELEASGGPVTALCCAHDRYMLSASATGQASIWSVD; encoded by the exons atggacggcacggtggtggtgTGGGACCCGGTCACCATGGAGTCCTGCAGCCAGCTGCAGCTGCAACAATGCTGCTATCTGTCCGCCATCAGCATGCACCAGTGCAACCTCTGGTGTT GTGCTGACCAGAGTCTGGTGATGTTGTCCTGGGATGGGCAGCAGCTTCAGAAAGTGACCCACGGCCTGACCCCGGATGGAGGCTCCGTCCCCTGGAGCCACTTCCTCATCCTCCCTCAG agggacGAGGTGTGGGTGCTGAGCTCCCCGAGGTGCAGCCTGTACGTGTGGAGCATGCGCTGCCTGTCCGAACCCGTGGGGGTGATGTCGCTGCCCAGCAGCGGACACTGCATGGTCCACGTCAAGGAGCAG GTGTGGGTGGGCGGTGCGGCACCAGACGGTGGTGGCCGGATCCAGGTGGTCAGCGCGGCCGATCGCTCGCTGGTGAAGGAGCTGGAGGCATCAGGTGGCCCCGTCACCGCACTCTGCTGTGCCCACGACCGCTACATGCTCAGTGCCTCCGCCACTGGGCAGGCCAGCATCTGGAGCGTGGACTGA